ATGTAGTGCGCGATAACCATGCATTCATCTGGTCGCGGACCGAAGTCGATCAGCAGTTGCTGGCGTTGCTGTCCGATCCGCAATGGCAGCCTTATCTGGTATTTCCTGGCGAGTACGTCGCCCCGGAACGCGTCACCAATACGGTGATGGCAGATAGCAGCAAACGCCCGCTGTTCATTTTGCTGGACGCGACCTGGACCGAGGCACGCAAAATTTTCCGCAAAAGCCCTTACTTCGATGCGCTGCCGATCCTCAGCCTGCTGCCCGAAAAACACTCCCGCTATCAGTTGCGCCGGTCTACCCGCAGTGAGCACTTGTGCACCGCCGAGGTCGCGGCGTTATGCCTGGACCTGGCGGGCGATGTGCAAGCTGCATCGGCACTGGACGCTTATTTCGATGTATTCAGCCAGCATTACCTCGATGCCAAGCGACAACTGGACATGAATGTTGAAACGCCGGCTCATGCCGAGTTGTTGCCATTTGTGCAAAACAGTGCGGCGGTCACGGGCTGATTGTCGCCCATACTGCAAAGAACTGTACCGGGAATGCGGCTTGACCACCCCGGCTTCGCTGGGCATGCTTGGCGCCGATTAGGGCACGGCCTGGATTTGATACACCGTATGTATTGGTGTTGAACGTGCCCTGTAGGTGCAGCTCCGTGGCTGTACTTCGCGTTGTTTGAAAACAGGATCACTTGAACATGTCCACATACGAAATCCTGATTGCCGATGACCACCCGCTTTTTCGTTCCGCCCTGCATCAAGCGTTGACCCTGGGACTTGGCCCGGATGTCCGTCTGGTGGAAGTGGCGAGCATTGCCGAACTGGAAGCCCGCCTGACCGAGAAGGCCGACTGGGATCTGGTACTGCTGGACCTGAATATGCCGGGGGCTTACGGTTTTTCCGGGTTGGTTCTGCTTCGTGGCCAATATCCACAAATCCCGGTGGTCATGGTCTCGGCCCAGGAAGAAGCTTCGGTGATGGTCAAGTCCCGTGAGTTTGGCGCCAGCGGCTTCATCCCCAAGTCCAGTGACCTGAGCGTGATCCAGAAAGCGGTGCGCTCCGTGCTGGATGCCGACGTATACTGGCCCGCGCAGGCATTCGAAGCGGTCAGCGTTTCCGAAGAGGCCAAGGCGGCCAGTGAAGGCCTCGCCAGCCTCACACCCCAGCAGTTCCGGGTGCTGACCATGGTCTGCGAGGGTTTGCTGAACAAGCAGATTGCTTACGAGCTAGGTGTTTCCGAAGCGACCATCAAGGCTCACGTGACTGCGATTTTCCGCAAGCTGAACGTACGAACCCGTACCCAGGCTGCATTGCTCCTGCAACAACTTGAGTCAATTTCGAGCCACTAAGGGCTGGTACCTTCACGCTTTTTTGACTTGGGTTAATCTAGTTTCCTCACTCCTTTTCTGGTCAGTTACCTACTCTTATGTCCCCTTTCAAAGGCCAGACCGGCCTTAAACGCATCCTCAATGCCTCTGGCTATTCCTTTGATGGCCTGCGCGCCGCCTTTACCGGCGAAGCGGCTTTTCGGCAACTGGTGTTGCTCAACGTCATCCTGATCCCCTTGTCGTTCTTCCTGAACGTCAGCCGCGTCGAGCAGGCGTTGCTGATTGCCGTCTGCCTGTTGGCCTTGATTGTCGAGTTGCTCAACTCTGCAGTGGAAGCGGCGATCGATCGCATTTCCCTTGAGCGGCACCCGCTCTCGAAAAACGCCAAGGACATGGGCAGCGCCGCGCAATTGGTGGCACTGACCATGATCGCGCTGGTCTGGGCGCTGATTCTGCTTTAAGCGATTGCCGGCAAAACGATCTCGTCGCTGCGCTGAACCCCGGCGGTAAAAGCGCGGCACAGATCGAGAAACTCGCGCATTGCCGAGGTCTGGTACTTCTGCTTGTGCCAGATGAAATAAAACTGCCGCGCCAAGTCCAGGTCCGGTGTCTCTACCGGTACCAGGCTGCCACGACGGAATGCATCGCGCAGTGCCAGTCGTGAAATGCAGCCAATCCCCAACCCGGACTCCACCGCACGCTTGATCGCTTCAGTGTGTTCCAGCTCCAGGCGAATGTTCAGCGCACTGTGGTGGTGACGCATGGCCTGATCGAATGTCAGCCGCGTGCCGGAGCCTTGCTCGCGCAGAATCCAGGCTTCATGGCTCAATTCATTCATGGTCGCGATGCCGCGTTGCGCCAGCGGATGTTGAGGGGCGCAAAACACCACCAGCTCGTCTTCGACCCAGCTCTGCACTTCGATGTCGGGGTGGCTGCAATCACCCTCGATTAGACCCAGATCAATTTCGTAGTGAGCGACCTGTTGCACAATATTGGCAGTGTTCTGTACATGCAGCTTCACCTGGCTTTCCGGGTGGCGCTGCATGAAACCACCGATCAGGAGGGTGGCCAGGTAGTTGCCGATGGTCAGCGTCGCACCAACGGCCAATGAACCGAATCCGGATTTGCCATTGAGCAGGTCTTCGATTTCCTTGGCCTGGTCGAGCATCGCCACCGCTTGCGGCAGCAGCTGCTTGCCGAGGGCGTTGAGGCTCAACCGTTTGCCGGCGCGGTCGAACAGCTGGCAGCTGGACTGACGCTCCAGTTCGGTGATCGATGTGCTCGCTGCCGATTGCGAGAGATTCAGCAGCCCGGCAGCGCGGGACACGCTCTCCTGCTGGGCGACGGCGACGAAAACTTGAAGTTGACGGAGAGTAAATCGCATATCGATATAACCGATAACCCTTATCTTAATAATCCATTTAACAGATATTCTCTCTGCTATTAGAATGCGATGCAATTGCGCGCCGTCCATAGAGCGCGGAGCATGCGCAGATAATCTCCAGGAGTCCCCGTACATGAGCAACATGAACCACGAGCGTGTCCTCAGTGTTCATCACTGGAACGACACTCTGTTCAGCTTCAAGTGCACCCGTGATCCGGGCCTGCGCTTCGAGAACGGTCAGTTCGTGATGATCGGCCTGCAACAACCCAACGGCCGCCCGCTTATGCGCGCTTACTCGATTGCCAGCCCGAACTGGGAAGAGCATCTCGAGTTCTTCAGCATCAAGGTGCCAGACGGCCCGCTGACTTCCCAGTTGCAGCATCTGAAGGAAGGCGACGAGATCATCATCAGCAAGAAGCCTACGGGCACGCTGGTGCTGGATGACTTGAAGCCTGGCAAACACCTGTACCTGCTCAGCACTGGTACCGGCCTGGCGCCATTCATGAGCGTCATCCAGGATCCGGAAACCTACGAGCGTTTCGAAAAAGTGATCCTGTGCCACGGCGTACGTTACGTCAACGAAGTCGCTTACCGCGAGTTCATCACCGAGCACCTGCCGCAGAACGAATTCTTCGGTGAAGCGTTGCGTGACAAGTTGATCTACTACCCGACTGTGACCCGCGAGCCGTTCGAGAACGAAGGTCGCCTGACCGACCTGATGCGCAGCGGTAAGCTGTTCAGCGACATCGGTCTGCCACCGATCAACCCGCAGGACGACCGCGCCATGCTGTGCGGCAGCCCGAGCATGCTTGACGAGACCAGCGAAGTGCTCAACAGCTTCGGCCTGAAAGTTTCGCCACGCATGCGCGAGCCGGGTGATTACCTGATCGAGCGTGCGTTCGTCGAGAAATAAGCGGCACTCAAACCTGTGGGAGCGAGCTTGCTCGCGATGACGATCTGCCAGTCAACATGGATGTTGAATGTCTAACCGCAATCGCGAGCAAGCTCGCTCCCACAAAAGCAAAAACCCGCATTGCCCGAGAAGGCAATGCGGGTTTTTTCGTTTCTGGTGCCTAGACCTTTGCGGGAATGACTTCCAGGACCCGGATCGAATCCGCTGTCGGATAGTGCCAGCGCACATCCAGATCCCAGAACTGCGCCCCATATTCCCGTTCCGGGGCGGGCGTCTGGTACGCCGGGCGAGGATCCTGCGCCAGACACTGCTCAATCAACTCAACCAGCGGCTCTGCAAGGCGCTGAGCGTGCCCGTGAGCCTGTTGCAGGGCGCTGTCGGCCCACTGCACGGGAATCAGCTGCGGCGCGGCACTGGCGATGCTGTTGGAGGCGCTGTCGATGATGTCGGCGTAAGGCACGTAGGGCTTGATGTCGAGAATCGGTGTGCCATCCAGCAGGTCGATGCCGGATATCCACAGGCGATTGGCTTCGACCTTGTCCAGTTTGACCACGGATTGGCCGATGCCATTGGGCCGATGCGTCGCGCGAGTGGCAAACACACCCATGGACTTGTTGCCGCCCAGGCGGGGAGGGCGGACCTTCAGGCGGGGCTTTTCTTCCAGGGCCTGGTGAAACAGGAACAGCAGCCAGACGTGACTGACCTGCTCCAGCCCCTGCACCGCATCACCCTGATCGAAAGGTGCCACCAGTTCCAACACACCACGCGCGGCCGGGGCCAGCTGTGGCTGGCGCGGGATGGCGAACTTCTCCTTGAAGCATGAGTGCACGAAGCCGATGGGGGAGACGTTGTAGGTCATGGTTTGCGGTCGAGGCAGAGAAGGGGCGGGCATGATAACCCGATCGACCCGGCGTCAGTTGTGCCTGTGCTGGCGTCTTCGCGAGCAAGCCCACAATGATTTGTGTGTAGTAGAAGACTTCTGCTTTACCACCAAACCCTGTGGGAGCGAGCTTGCTCGCGATGGCCACACTGCCGATCTAGAGACTGAACCCACCATCCAGCGGAATGATATTCCCGGTCATGTATGCCCCCGCCGTGCTCGCCAGGCTGATCGCCAACGCCGCCATTTCCTCTTCGCGCCCCCAGCGTTTCATCGGGATCAGCGCCGTATCCTGCGCCATTGCCTGCTCATCATTGACGATGTGCTGGGTCATTTTGCTGGGAAAGCGTCCCGGTGCGATCACGTTGACGTTGATGTGCTGGCTCACCAACTCCCGCGCCAGAATCCGTGACAACTGATGCAGGGCCGCTTTGCTCGGCCCGTAGGCGTACGCTTGCTCGCCAAAGGACGAAATCCCTGCCACTGAACCGATGTTGATGATCCGCGCCGGATTCTCCGGTGAACCGGCCTTGCGCAGCAGTGGCAGGAATTGCTGGATGCAGTTGAAGACAGACGTCACGTTGAGCTGCATGACTTTTTCCCAGCCCTTGATCGGGTAGCTCTCCAAAGGCGCGCCCCAGGTGGTGCCAGCGTTATTGACCAGAATGTCGAGATGGGAGATCTGTTCACCCAGTCGCGCGACCAGTTGCAGTACGCCTTCTTCAGTGGCCAGGTTGGCCGCCACGCCATGGCATTGGCCATAGGCACCGAGTTCGTCGGCGGTTTGCAGGCAGGCTTCGACATCACGGGCGCAGACATAGACCGTGGCGCCGGCCTCGACAAAGGCCTTGGCGATCATCTTGCCGATGCCACGGGTACCGCCGGTGACCAGAGCGACGCGGCCTTGCAGGGAGAAGTAGGGGTGCATGGCAAATCCTGAGAGCTGAAGGTCATTACACCCTAGTCGTAGGTCGCAGGAAGGGGAGCCACTATTTTTGTGCGGAATGGGAATTCATACAGCCCGCTCTTGTAGGAGCGCAGCTTGCTGGCGATGGCGATCTCAAGGACGCCATCGCCAGCAAGCTGTGCTCCTACAAGGGGCAATGGCGATTATTGCGGACGCACGCGCAAGGTCAGACCCTTGAGGAAGTTGCGCAGCAACTGGTCGCCACACGGGCGGTAGTTGGTGTGGCCGAACTTGCGGAACAGCGCGCTCAGCTCGGGTTTGGACACCGGAAACTCCGCGGCCTTGAGGATCGCGTGCATGTCGTCTTCCTTGAGTTCGAAGGCCACCCGCAGCTTTTTCAGGATGATGTTGTTGGTCACTGGCACTTCAATCGGCATTGGCGGACGGCTTTCGTCCTTGCCGCGCTTGAAGACCACCAGACCGTCGAGGAAATGCGCCATGACGTCGTCCGGGCAGCGTACGAAGCCTTCCTCGTCTTCCTCTTTCTTGTCCAGGTAGGACACAACATCTGCCAGGCTCACGTCCATGCCGCCGAGCTTGATGATCTCGACGACTTTCTTGTCGCTGATGTCGAGCATGTAGCGCACGCTGCGCAGTACGTCGTTATGAATCATGTGTGCAGTCCTGATATTCAGCTGTGGGCACCGCAACCAGGCGCGGTGCCGAAATGTTTGGCGGCGTGGGAAGCCTTAGAACTTCTCTTTGCCGGACAGGTAGCGCCATTGCCCCAATGGCACTTTTCCGATGGACACGCCGCCGATGCGGATACGACGGATGCCCACGACCTTCAGGCCGACGGCCTGGCAGAACAGGGCGATCACGCCCGGTTGTGGATTCTTCATGGCGAAGCGCAGGCGGTTTTCGTTCTGCCAGCTGGCTTTGACCGAAGGCAGTTCCTTGCCCTTGTACGTCAAACCGTGCTGCAGGCGGTTGAGACCATGCTCGACCATGTCGCCTTCTACCTCGACCACATATTCCTGCTCGATTTTCGCGGCATCGGCCGTGAGCTTGCGCAGGATCTTCCAATCCTGGGTGAACACCAGCAGACCGCTGGCATTGGGTTGCAGGTCGGTGCTGGCGGTCAGGCGCAGGAAGTGGCCCTTGAGCGGGCGTTTGGCGAAGCGGTGCTCTTCGCTCAGGGTGTCGGCGCGCAAGGTCGCCATGGCGGTCTCGGCGTCCATGCCCGCGGGCACGTTGAGCAGAATGGTGACCGGCTCCGGTGCTGTGGCCTTGGCGTCCTTGTCGAGTTCGACTTTCTGGTCGCCGACCTTGAACTGCGGCTCGTCAATGACTTCGCCGTCCACGGTGACCCAGCCGCCTTCGATGAACAGTTCGGCTTCCCGACGGGAACAGCCGACGAGTTCTATGAGGCGTTTGGAAAGTCGAATCGGGTCAGTCATGACGGGGCCGTAACAAAAAAAAGGGTGGGCATTGTACCTGCGTGGCGCGGGTTAATCCCGGAACCATTTTGCCGCAGGGGCTTTTTGTGGGAACGAGCCTGCTCGCGAAAGCGGTGTGGCATCGAACATTGATGGCGACTGATAGTCCGCTATCGCGAGCAGGCTCGCTCCTACAGGTGTTTTATGTTGGGTCAGCCATTGCCTGCTACTTGCTGGTTCTGGCGAAACCGCATGTGCAGTAACGGATATGGCTGCCCCATGCCATCGACCTCCGAACGACCGATCACCTCGAACCCCTGCTTGAAATAAAACCCCAGCGCCTGCGGATTCTGTTCGTTGACATCCAGTTCGTCGGCGTTCAGGTGTTCCATGGCGTAGCGCAGCAACTGCTTGCCCAGTCCCTGGCCGCGATGATTCGGGTCGATGAACAGCATTTCGATCTTGCCCGCCGCGACCCCGGCGAACCCGGTGATGCGCTGGCGCGAGTCTTTGGTGCAGATCAGCATCACCGCGTCGAGGTAGCGGGTCAGCACCAGATTCTTCAACAGTTCGATGTAGCTGTCCGGCAGAAAGTCGTGAGTGGCGCGCACCGATGCTTCCCAGACGCGTGTCAGTTCTTCGTAGTCGCTCAGTTTCGGTGTCTGTATGACCGAATGTTGGCGCATGCCCGTCTGCCCCTTGTGTTGTTAGCGATGAGAGTCCATTCCACACAAAACGATAGCCGTAAAAAAGCCCCGCATCTTGTTAAAAGAGCGGGGCTTTGAATTCAGGGCAACTCCTGTGGGAGCGAGCCTGCTCGCGATAGCGTCGAATCAGTCAACAAAGATGTCGAATGTGCTGACGCTTTCGCGAGCAGGCTCGCTCCCACTAGATCTGTTCGGCCCAGAGGTCGTATTCGTCGGCGTCGGTCACCTTGCACCAGACTTTGTCGCCTGGCTTGAGGTTGCTGCCGTTGTCGATGAACACGTTGCCGTCGATTTCCGGGGCGTCGAAGAAGCAGCGGCCAACCGCGCCCTGCTCGTCGACTTCATCGACCAGCACTTCGATTTCACGGCCGATGCGCATTTGCAGGCGCGCCGAACTGATTTCCTGCTGGTGCGCCATGAAGCGCTCCCAACGGTCCTGCTTGACGTCATCTGGCACCACTTCCAGGTCCAGGTCGTTGGCTGGCGCGCCGTCCACAGGCGAGTACTGGAAGCAGCCAACGCGGTCGAGCTGGGCTTCGGTCAGCCAGTCCAGCAGGTACTGGAAGTCTTCTTCGGTTTCGCCGGGGAAGCCGACGATGAAGGTCGAGCGGATGATCAGGTCCGGGCAGATTTCGCGCCAGTTCTTGATACGCGCCAGGGTCTTGTCTTCGAACGCCGGGCGTTTCATCGACTTCAGCACTTTCGGGCTGGCGTGCTGGAACGGGATGTCCAGGTACGGCAGGATCTTGCCGGCGGCCATCAGCGGGATCAGCTCGTCGACGTGCGGGTACGGGTAAACGTAGTGCAGGCGCACCCAGACACCAAGGGTGCTCAGGGCTTCGCAGAGTTCGGTCATGCGGGTTTTCACCGGCGCGCCGTTCCAGAAACCGGTGCGGTACTTCACGTCGACGCCGTAGGCGCTGGTGTCCTGAGAGATCACCAGCAGCTCTTTCACACCGGATTTGACCAGGCGCTGGGCCTCGTCGAGCACGTCACCCACCGGACGGCTGACCAGTTTGCCGCGCATCGACGGGATGATGCAGAAGCTGCAGCTGTGGTTGCAGCCTTCGGAAATCTTCAGATAGGCGTAGTGGCGCGGGGTCAGTTTGATCCCCTGCGGCGGCACCAGGTCGATCAGCGGGTTGTGATCCTGCTTGGGCGGCACGACTTCGTGCACGGCGTTGACCACTTGCTCGTACTGCTGTGGACCGGTCACGGCCAGCACGCTCGGGTGTACGTCGCGGATATTGCCTTCTTCCACGCCCATGCAGCCGGTCACGATGACCTTGCCGTTTTCCTTGATCGCTTCGCCGATCACTTCCAGGGACTCAGCCTTGGCCGAGTCGATGAAGCCGCAGGTGTTGACCACCACGACATCGGCGTCCTGGTAGGTGGACACAACGTCATAACCTTCCATGCGCAGTTGGGTCAGGATGCGCTCGGAGTCGACCAGTGCTTTGGGGCAACCCAGGGATACGAAGCCAACTTTCGGATTGGCCGGCGCAGGAGTGGTGGACATGTCTAACCTCGGTATTTGTGACGCCTCCAGCCTCTCGCCGATAAAGGCGGGGGCAAGGCGACAGACGGACGCTTTTTTGCGCCTCTGATCAAAAAGTGCGCAATTCTATCGATCAGTCGTTCACTTGACCAGCTTTATGCAGGGAAATACGACGAGTGCTGCGCTATGCTTCGCGCCGTTGGGCTTTACCGATTTTTTACAGTCAACAAAACGTCTGTAACAACAGGTAAAACAGCGCATGCTGCATCAAAAAGCATAGTGCTTCGTTCGAAGAAGCCGGTCTGGGAATCAGGAGTGTTGGATGGGTCAGGCAAGTAGTCACGCGGCGGGCGCCGGGCATTCGGCGGCAAAGCCGATCGGCATGCTGGTGGCGGCGGTCGGGGTGGTTTATGGCGATATCGGCACGAGCCCGTTGTACACCCTCAAAGAGGTGTTCTCCGGTGGCTACGGTGTGCCGGTTACCCATGACGGCGTGTTGGGGATCCTGTCGCTGATCTTCTGGTCGCTGATCTGGGTCGTGTCGATCAAATACATGATGTTCGTGCTGCGCGCCGATAACCAGGGCGAAGGCGGGATCATGGCGTTGACCGCGCTGGCCCGGCGAGCGGCGGCGGGGCATGCAAAGCTGCGCACTCTGTTGGTGGTGTGCGGGCTGATCGGCGCGGCGTTGTTCTACGGCGACAGCATGATCACCCCGGCGATTTCAGTACTCTCGGCCATTGAAGGTCTGGGGCTGGCATTCGATGGCATTGACCATTGGGTGGTGCCCATTTCACTCATTGTGCTGGTCGCACTGTTCCTGATCCAAAGCCACGGCACCGCGCGCATCGGCATCCTGTTCGGGCCGATCATGGTCACCTGGTTTCTGGTGCTTGGCGCGCTGGGTGTCTACGGCATCCTGCAGCACCCGGAAGTGATCAAGGCGGTGAACCCGGTGTGGGGCGTGCGTTTCTTCATCGTGCACCCGGGCATGGGCGTGGCGATCCTTGGCGCGGTGGTACTGGCGTTGACCGGTGCCGAAGCGCTGTACGCCGACATGGGCCACTTCGGTCGCAAGCCGATCGCTCGCGCCTGGTTCATCCTGGTGCTGCCGGCGCTGGTGCTGAACTACTTCGGTCAGGGGGCGCTGCTGCTGGGTGATCCGGAAGCCGCGCGCAACCCGTTCTATCTGCTGGCGCCGAGCTGGGCGCTGATTCCGCTGGTGGCGCTGTCGACCATGGCCACGGTCATTGCCTCCCAGGCGGTGATTTCCGGTGCGTTCTCGCTGACTCGCCAGGCGATCCAACTCGGTTACATCCCGCGCATGCACATCCGACACACCTCCAGCGCCGAGCAGGGCCAGATCTACATTGGCGCGGTGAACTGGTCGCTGATGGTCGGCGTGGTGCTGCTGGTGCTGGGTTTCGAATCGTCCAACGCCCTGGCCTCGGCCTACGGCGTGGCGGTGACCGGGACCATGCTGATGACCAGCATCCTGGTGTCGGCGGTGATGTTGCTGTTGTGGAAGTGGCCGCCGGTGCTCGCGGTGCCGGTCTGTCTCGGGTTCCTGCTGGTCGATGGCGTGTACTTCGCCGCCAACG
This genomic interval from Pseudomonas putida contains the following:
- a CDS encoding tRNA-uridine aminocarboxypropyltransferase, with the protein product MNHAPNAVARLRDQREDEGIKPLQARGWRAPRCRNCRVIESHCLCAWRPQVETRSGVCLIMTSKEVFKPSNTGWLIADVVRDNHAFIWSRTEVDQQLLALLSDPQWQPYLVFPGEYVAPERVTNTVMADSSKRPLFILLDATWTEARKIFRKSPYFDALPILSLLPEKHSRYQLRRSTRSEHLCTAEVAALCLDLAGDVQAASALDAYFDVFSQHYLDAKRQLDMNVETPAHAELLPFVQNSAAVTG
- the erdR gene encoding response regulator transcription factor ErdR translates to MSTYEILIADDHPLFRSALHQALTLGLGPDVRLVEVASIAELEARLTEKADWDLVLLDLNMPGAYGFSGLVLLRGQYPQIPVVMVSAQEEASVMVKSREFGASGFIPKSSDLSVIQKAVRSVLDADVYWPAQAFEAVSVSEEAKAASEGLASLTPQQFRVLTMVCEGLLNKQIAYELGVSEATIKAHVTAIFRKLNVRTRTQAALLLQQLESISSH
- a CDS encoding diacylglycerol kinase, with protein sequence MSPFKGQTGLKRILNASGYSFDGLRAAFTGEAAFRQLVLLNVILIPLSFFLNVSRVEQALLIAVCLLALIVELLNSAVEAAIDRISLERHPLSKNAKDMGSAAQLVALTMIALVWALILL
- a CDS encoding LysR family transcriptional regulator; this translates as MRFTLRQLQVFVAVAQQESVSRAAGLLNLSQSAASTSITELERQSSCQLFDRAGKRLSLNALGKQLLPQAVAMLDQAKEIEDLLNGKSGFGSLAVGATLTIGNYLATLLIGGFMQRHPESQVKLHVQNTANIVQQVAHYEIDLGLIEGDCSHPDIEVQSWVEDELVVFCAPQHPLAQRGIATMNELSHEAWILREQGSGTRLTFDQAMRHHHSALNIRLELEHTEAIKRAVESGLGIGCISRLALRDAFRRGSLVPVETPDLDLARQFYFIWHKQKYQTSAMREFLDLCRAFTAGVQRSDEIVLPAIA
- the fpr gene encoding ferredoxin-NADP reductase; amino-acid sequence: MSNMNHERVLSVHHWNDTLFSFKCTRDPGLRFENGQFVMIGLQQPNGRPLMRAYSIASPNWEEHLEFFSIKVPDGPLTSQLQHLKEGDEIIISKKPTGTLVLDDLKPGKHLYLLSTGTGLAPFMSVIQDPETYERFEKVILCHGVRYVNEVAYREFITEHLPQNEFFGEALRDKLIYYPTVTREPFENEGRLTDLMRSGKLFSDIGLPPINPQDDRAMLCGSPSMLDETSEVLNSFGLKVSPRMREPGDYLIERAFVEK
- the tsaA gene encoding tRNA (N6-threonylcarbamoyladenosine(37)-N6)-methyltransferase TrmO → MTYNVSPIGFVHSCFKEKFAIPRQPQLAPAARGVLELVAPFDQGDAVQGLEQVSHVWLLFLFHQALEEKPRLKVRPPRLGGNKSMGVFATRATHRPNGIGQSVVKLDKVEANRLWISGIDLLDGTPILDIKPYVPYADIIDSASNSIASAAPQLIPVQWADSALQQAHGHAQRLAEPLVELIEQCLAQDPRPAYQTPAPEREYGAQFWDLDVRWHYPTADSIRVLEVIPAKV
- a CDS encoding SDR family oxidoreductase — encoded protein: MHPYFSLQGRVALVTGGTRGIGKMIAKAFVEAGATVYVCARDVEACLQTADELGAYGQCHGVAANLATEEGVLQLVARLGEQISHLDILVNNAGTTWGAPLESYPIKGWEKVMQLNVTSVFNCIQQFLPLLRKAGSPENPARIINIGSVAGISSFGEQAYAYGPSKAALHQLSRILARELVSQHINVNVIAPGRFPSKMTQHIVNDEQAMAQDTALIPMKRWGREEEMAALAISLASTAGAYMTGNIIPLDGGFSL
- a CDS encoding DUF1456 family protein; its protein translation is MIHNDVLRSVRYMLDISDKKVVEIIKLGGMDVSLADVVSYLDKKEEDEEGFVRCPDDVMAHFLDGLVVFKRGKDESRPPMPIEVPVTNNIILKKLRVAFELKEDDMHAILKAAEFPVSKPELSALFRKFGHTNYRPCGDQLLRNFLKGLTLRVRPQ
- a CDS encoding rRNA pseudouridine synthase produces the protein MTDPIRLSKRLIELVGCSRREAELFIEGGWVTVDGEVIDEPQFKVGDQKVELDKDAKATAPEPVTILLNVPAGMDAETAMATLRADTLSEEHRFAKRPLKGHFLRLTASTDLQPNASGLLVFTQDWKILRKLTADAAKIEQEYVVEVEGDMVEHGLNRLQHGLTYKGKELPSVKASWQNENRLRFAMKNPQPGVIALFCQAVGLKVVGIRRIRIGGVSIGKVPLGQWRYLSGKEKF
- a CDS encoding GNAT family N-acetyltransferase — encoded protein: MRQHSVIQTPKLSDYEELTRVWEASVRATHDFLPDSYIELLKNLVLTRYLDAVMLICTKDSRQRITGFAGVAAGKIEMLFIDPNHRGQGLGKQLLRYAMEHLNADELDVNEQNPQALGFYFKQGFEVIGRSEVDGMGQPYPLLHMRFRQNQQVAGNG
- the rimO gene encoding 30S ribosomal protein S12 methylthiotransferase RimO produces the protein MSTTPAPANPKVGFVSLGCPKALVDSERILTQLRMEGYDVVSTYQDADVVVVNTCGFIDSAKAESLEVIGEAIKENGKVIVTGCMGVEEGNIRDVHPSVLAVTGPQQYEQVVNAVHEVVPPKQDHNPLIDLVPPQGIKLTPRHYAYLKISEGCNHSCSFCIIPSMRGKLVSRPVGDVLDEAQRLVKSGVKELLVISQDTSAYGVDVKYRTGFWNGAPVKTRMTELCEALSTLGVWVRLHYVYPYPHVDELIPLMAAGKILPYLDIPFQHASPKVLKSMKRPAFEDKTLARIKNWREICPDLIIRSTFIVGFPGETEEDFQYLLDWLTEAQLDRVGCFQYSPVDGAPANDLDLEVVPDDVKQDRWERFMAHQQEISSARLQMRIGREIEVLVDEVDEQGAVGRCFFDAPEIDGNVFIDNGSNLKPGDKVWCKVTDADEYDLWAEQI
- a CDS encoding potassium transporter Kup, with protein sequence MGQASSHAAGAGHSAAKPIGMLVAAVGVVYGDIGTSPLYTLKEVFSGGYGVPVTHDGVLGILSLIFWSLIWVVSIKYMMFVLRADNQGEGGIMALTALARRAAAGHAKLRTLLVVCGLIGAALFYGDSMITPAISVLSAIEGLGLAFDGIDHWVVPISLIVLVALFLIQSHGTARIGILFGPIMVTWFLVLGALGVYGILQHPEVIKAVNPVWGVRFFIVHPGMGVAILGAVVLALTGAEALYADMGHFGRKPIARAWFILVLPALVLNYFGQGALLLGDPEAARNPFYLLAPSWALIPLVALSTMATVIASQAVISGAFSLTRQAIQLGYIPRMHIRHTSSAEQGQIYIGAVNWSLMVGVVLLVLGFESSNALASAYGVAVTGTMLMTSILVSAVMLLLWKWPPVLAVPVCLGFLLVDGVYFAANVPKIVQGGAFPVIAGLALFVLMTTWKRGKQLLVDRIDEGGLPLDIFISSIAVQPPHRVQGTAVFLTARPDAVPHALLHNLLHNQVLHEQVVLLTVVYEDIPRVPPNRRFEVDSYGEGFFRVILHFGFTDEPDVPQALKLCHLAELDFSPMRTTYFLSRETVIASKLVGMSRWREALFAFMLQNANGNLRFFNLPLNRVIELGTQVEM